A segment of the Agarivorans albus genome:
AACCATTGGCCGCTCGATGGGCTCGGTATTAGGAGACCCAAACGACCTCGCTTTAACCTTGCAGTTTCCCTTAGGCTTTGCATTGGCCTATAGCTTAAAGCGGGGTTTTTCGTTCACTCGCTTGCTAGCCATTGTATGTGCTGGAGCGATTATCTTAGCCATTTTGGCCACTCAAAGCCGAGGTGGATTGTTAGGCATTGCCACCATTTGTGCAGTGCTAGCATGGCGAAGAGTGGAAAATAAGGCGCTGCTAATTAGCGCCGGCGCCTTGGCATTACCGATATTGTTTATTCTGGCAGGCGTGTCGGAGCGTAGCTCGGGGGGGGCGGCCGAGTCGGGAATTGATGAGTCTTCGATGGGCCGAATTTATGCGTGGCAGGCTGCCTTTAAGATGGCTTTATATAACCCCATTACCGGGGTTGGTATTGATAACTTTTACGCTAACTACTATTTCTTCTCATCTCACTGGGACGGTAAGAATCATGCCGTTCATAGCACCTGGTTTGGGGTGCTGGCAGAAACAGGCTTTGTGGGGTTTATCGTATTTTGCGTACTGCTATTTAAAGTTTGTCGGCTCGCCCATCAAAATCTAAAGACCCTTGCACAACATGCCTCGAGTAAACATACTGGCTTGTTCTCCTGCGCTGAAGGGGTGTTTGCGGGTATGTTAGGCACCATTGTTTCGGGCACCTTCCTTACTCAAGGCTTTACTTGGCCTATCTATATTTTTACTGCCTTAGTGGTAGCGATTGCTCAGCTACTTCGTCAACCCATTGCAGAATGCAAAAGCCGCTAAAAAAGCGTTCCTTATTACAACTTCCTCGCTCTTATCTTATTGAATTTAAATAACTAATAATGGATGGCCTAGCTTTTGCTCTAGTGTTTCTATGACCTGAATTCGAACTCGAAATAACGGGTCGAAGAATAGCAAAAGAGGGCATCGCCATGTTTAACGTATCTATTATTGTTCCTGTCTATAAATCTGAGCAGTACCTAGCAAGTTGTTTGAGCTCACTGGCCAAGCAAACGCTCGAACATGTTGAGGTAATAGTGGTTATTGATGCCTCTCCAGACAACTGCGCAGCGATTGCTGGTGAGTTTTGTATTCAATATCCAGAACGCTTTCGCAAAATTGTATTGGAAAAAAATGTGGGTGTGTCGATGGCTCGCAACATTGCCATGCAGTCGGCGCAGGGTGAATACATTGGTTTTGTAGACAGTGATGATTATGCAGAGCCAAATATGTTTGAACTGATGTTTTGCAAAGCGCTCACAACCAATGCCGACGTGGTGAGTTGCCAAATGCGCTCTTTTGAAACGCATGCCTCAAGTGTGGAATACCACAACATTCCTACTAAAGAGTATTACGACGATACCTTTGTGACTAACAAGCTATTTCGTCGTGTTTATCTACTTTCCAAGCAAATAAATTTTTATAGCAATGTGATTTTTGAAGATGAACCTTTTGCGTATACCGCACGCTTTGCCACCGAGAATGTAGCTGAGGTTAATCAAGTGCTTTACAACTACCGAATGAGCCCAGAAGGCTTGTGCCGTGGAGATAACCACGGTCGATTCAACCTCTATGATAAGCAGTTGATGCTGGCAAGGTTTTTAGCCGATATGGAGCGCAGGGGCGCTATTGAAGATCATGCGGTGGAGCTGCTGCAGTGTTTAGCTAATCACGCTTTAAGCGCACTTTATTATCATATTTCGGCTGTTGATTTGTTGGGCTTCTTTAGTTTTATCGACCATCTAGTGGGTAAGTACCGTTTGCTTGAGCGCTGCGCAGTTGTTCCCCAAGAATACAAAGTAAGCCGTTATTTAAAATTTAGAGGCTCGGCCACACAAATTGTATTGCTGAGTTATTGGGTAAAGGCGCGCCAGTACAAACAACAGCTTTCTGCAGGGCTGTTATCGCCCAGTTTGAGTAGTGAAGGAGCTAAATAATGGAAAGTGTATTTGCTTCTCAGGTCAGTGTATCGGTGGTAGTTCCGGTGTTTAATACCGAGCAATACTTGTGGGAATGTTTAACTAGCCTAGAAAACCAGCAACTAAGCTCACTGGAAGTTATTGTGGTGATTGATGCTTCACCGGATAAGTCTTATCAACTAGCGACGCGTTTTGCTCAGCAATCCCATTTAGCAATT
Coding sequences within it:
- a CDS encoding O-antigen ligase family protein — encoded protein: MKAALKNQDHSGMRLKPLAWSLLVVALVALIWLRISNPLIPIVLGVLPLLIVMVMKQPFWVVLGFVCFSFFRLHEAFPALYVLRIPQLLALASLACLAWHLFISRKMQIYWSKELSCLMLFVALCALGVIFASSRPTAMAYFNGVFSKIALMTVAIAWLMRRPKDFERAAVAFFVCGLMIATVALQNAAAGIEMVEGTRVTIGRSMGSVLGDPNDLALTLQFPLGFALAYSLKRGFSFTRLLAIVCAGAIILAILATQSRGGLLGIATICAVLAWRRVENKALLISAGALALPILFILAGVSERSSGGAAESGIDESSMGRIYAWQAAFKMALYNPITGVGIDNFYANYYFFSSHWDGKNHAVHSTWFGVLAETGFVGFIVFCVLLFKVCRLAHQNLKTLAQHASSKHTGLFSCAEGVFAGMLGTIVSGTFLTQGFTWPIYIFTALVVAIAQLLRQPIAECKSR
- a CDS encoding glycosyltransferase family 2 protein; the encoded protein is MFNVSIIVPVYKSEQYLASCLSSLAKQTLEHVEVIVVIDASPDNCAAIAGEFCIQYPERFRKIVLEKNVGVSMARNIAMQSAQGEYIGFVDSDDYAEPNMFELMFCKALTTNADVVSCQMRSFETHASSVEYHNIPTKEYYDDTFVTNKLFRRVYLLSKQINFYSNVIFEDEPFAYTARFATENVAEVNQVLYNYRMSPEGLCRGDNHGRFNLYDKQLMLARFLADMERRGAIEDHAVELLQCLANHALSALYYHISAVDLLGFFSFIDHLVGKYRLLERCAVVPQEYKVSRYLKFRGSATQIVLLSYWVKARQYKQQLSAGLLSPSLSSEGAK